A single Providencia manganoxydans DNA region contains:
- a CDS encoding type I secretion system permease/ATPase, translated as METINNNYGLEALIWVANHYQKSLTKDQLMHAIGMNSVSPTNWELRECAHITGYETELLELHKQQFTHLPLPALVDINGCWFVLSKDSDDSLILIHPESNKIVSFNDIPNDNNKIIVLLIKEQLEIEQKRKFGISWFIPSILRQRSQLKNIFILAAIVQLFALINPLFFQNIIDKVLVGRSIDSLHVLAIGIISIAFAEPLYTFIRNKIFSNTSSQIGSELSGKLYRHLMALPLNYFKLRPTGKIIARSREMSHIRQFLTGSTLMLFIDLLFVSLFIAILFYYSANMTWILIGSLFVFFILWMILGPIIRRQTEKSYQADENGLTFLTESITGIETVKTTATEKYFYHRWQKLLSKQLIQGFKVTMRSEIASQLMTLVSKVTTALLLWVGVKEVMNGGISPGELVAYNMLSAHVTQPVLRLAQIWQDFQHTIISLRRVGDILDEPIENERKGIVSSASIHGCIDFQNIRFRYQPDTPEVLNNLSLSVKAGEFIGITGPSGSGKSTLTKLLQRLYIPQHGQVIVDGMDLAVSDTVTLRRCMSVVLQESMLFVGTITENIRLSKPQASDDDVIEAAKLAGAYEFIMKLPDNFNYHLSERGSNLSGGQRQRIALARALLTKPDILILDEATSALDYESRDVQILINDF; from the coding sequence ATGGAAACGATAAATAACAACTATGGATTAGAGGCATTAATTTGGGTCGCTAACCATTATCAAAAAAGCCTCACTAAAGATCAGTTAATGCATGCCATAGGCATGAACTCTGTTTCACCAACAAATTGGGAACTCAGAGAATGTGCTCATATTACAGGTTATGAAACTGAGTTGCTTGAATTACACAAGCAACAATTTACTCATCTCCCTCTTCCCGCACTGGTTGATATTAATGGATGCTGGTTTGTATTATCAAAAGACAGTGATGACTCATTAATTTTAATTCATCCTGAAAGTAATAAAATAGTATCATTCAATGATATTCCTAATGACAATAATAAGATTATTGTTCTATTGATAAAAGAACAGCTTGAAATTGAACAAAAAAGAAAGTTTGGTATTAGTTGGTTTATCCCTTCAATATTACGTCAGCGTTCACAACTGAAAAATATTTTTATTCTTGCTGCAATCGTTCAGTTATTTGCTTTGATCAATCCTTTATTTTTCCAAAATATCATTGATAAGGTGCTAGTAGGAAGAAGCATTGATAGTTTGCATGTATTGGCTATTGGTATTATCAGTATTGCATTTGCCGAACCACTATATACATTTATCCGTAATAAAATTTTCAGTAATACGAGCTCACAAATTGGTTCAGAGTTATCAGGTAAACTCTATCGCCACTTAATGGCATTACCATTGAATTATTTTAAATTACGGCCAACAGGCAAAATCATTGCTCGGAGCAGAGAAATGTCTCATATCCGCCAATTTTTGACCGGTTCAACATTGATGTTATTTATTGATTTACTGTTTGTTAGCCTATTTATCGCCATACTATTTTACTATAGTGCCAATATGACATGGATCCTCATAGGCTCCCTATTTGTCTTTTTTATCCTATGGATGATACTCGGCCCTATCATTCGACGACAAACGGAAAAGTCCTATCAGGCCGATGAAAACGGTTTAACTTTTTTAACTGAATCAATCACGGGTATTGAAACAGTAAAAACCACTGCCACCGAAAAGTATTTTTACCATCGTTGGCAGAAATTACTCAGTAAACAGCTAATTCAAGGCTTTAAAGTCACTATGCGCAGTGAAATTGCATCACAACTGATGACTTTAGTCAGCAAAGTCACTACTGCGCTGCTTCTTTGGGTCGGCGTTAAAGAAGTGATGAATGGCGGCATCAGCCCCGGTGAATTGGTTGCCTATAATATGCTAAGTGCCCATGTGACCCAACCAGTCTTGCGCTTGGCGCAAATTTGGCAAGACTTTCAGCACACCATTATCTCACTGCGTCGTGTGGGAGATATCCTTGATGAACCCATTGAAAATGAAAGAAAAGGAATAGTGAGTTCTGCATCTATCCATGGCTGTATCGACTTCCAAAACATTCGTTTTCGTTATCAACCGGACACACCAGAAGTCCTCAATAACCTTTCACTTTCAGTCAAAGCGGGAGAATTTATTGGCATTACAGGCCCTTCAGGATCTGGAAAAAGTACCTTAACTAAGCTGCTACAACGACTCTATATCCCACAACATGGTCAAGTGATTGTTGATGGAATGGATTTAGCCGTCAGCGATACGGTCACCTTGCGTCGATGCATGAGCGTGGTATTACAAGAAAGTATGCTTTTTGTTGGCACTATTACCGAAAACATTCGTTTGAGTAAACCGCAAGCCAGTGATGATGATGTGATTGAAGCGGCAAAATTGGCGGGAGCCTATGAATTTATTATGAAACTCCCCGATAATTTTAATTATCACTTATCAGAAAGAGGTAGTAATCTTTCTGGAGGGCAACGCCAGCGTATTGCACTTGCGAGGGCATTACTGACAAAACCTGATATTCTGATTTTAGATGAAGCGACATCTGCGTTAGATTATGAATCACGGGATGTGCAAATATTGATTAATGATTTTTAG
- a CDS encoding DUF6453 family protein, translated as MAYDVYMFNKVGVKNPYGLSGTRSFNYLRTIDVPRAPLGTWDYSHSVSVTEKSPNTRLIAVPFQATNVWIDQTGWFNHIVINNIQVTGNNINIGLKTSYFYKNDYRGYTDPAARLHVFETHDATKDASNGWLVYTKGTTDYTAITNKTQLGFIVWTYSGIVNNTITLPSNLPNRNSQLVLAYWDHPSAVIEYDHESNTIITNGNSLRMDIVILQSGFTPPLKAGDWGLFLFNKNNQPVITNHYPPIKAPEYIHIGRNASKVYNKPLVPLARYGVFFTGQTGQNRCWHGGLKMFDGFISVQQGSYFKYGSHKTGAGNAFYSECDTIVLNRDDYF; from the coding sequence TTGGCATATGACGTTTATATGTTTAATAAAGTTGGTGTAAAAAACCCTTATGGGCTATCTGGTACACGAAGTTTTAATTATCTAAGGACTATAGACGTTCCAAGAGCACCGCTTGGAACTTGGGATTATTCACACTCAGTCTCAGTAACCGAAAAATCCCCAAACACGCGATTAATTGCTGTTCCTTTTCAAGCGACAAATGTTTGGATTGATCAGACTGGGTGGTTTAATCATATAGTTATTAATAATATTCAGGTAACTGGCAACAATATTAATATAGGCTTAAAAACGTCATATTTTTATAAAAACGATTATCGCGGTTATACAGACCCAGCAGCTAGGCTTCATGTATTCGAAACTCATGACGCGACAAAAGATGCATCAAACGGCTGGTTGGTTTATACAAAAGGAACGACTGACTATACAGCAATAACAAATAAAACTCAGTTAGGATTTATTGTTTGGACGTATAGCGGAATAGTCAATAACACAATTACACTCCCCAGTAACTTACCAAATCGTAATTCGCAATTAGTACTTGCGTATTGGGATCATCCAAGTGCTGTAATTGAGTATGACCATGAATCGAATACGATAATAACAAATGGAAACTCACTGAGGATGGATATAGTTATTCTCCAAAGTGGCTTTACACCCCCATTAAAAGCAGGTGATTGGGGGTTGTTTTTATTTAATAAAAATAACCAACCCGTAATAACAAATCATTATCCACCAATAAAGGCGCCAGAATATATACACATTGGGCGTAATGCGTCAAAGGTATATAACAAGCCATTGGTTCCATTAGCTCGATATGGCGTATTTTTCACGGGTCAGACAGGTCAAAATAGATGTTGGCATGGAGGGTTAAAAATGTTTGACGGATTCATTAGCGTGCAACAAGGGTCTTATTTCAAATACGGCTCTCACAAGACCGGCGCAGGAAACGCATTTTATTCTGAATGTGACACGATAGTTTTGAATAGAGATGATTATTTTTAA
- a CDS encoding DNA polymerase III subunit theta gives MHNLAELSKEDKDKVNVDLAASGVAYRERLGKPVIDIEVENQQPEHLREYFRERLVYYRELSKQFPQGYEYDREG, from the coding sequence ATGCACAATCTCGCAGAACTATCGAAAGAAGATAAAGACAAAGTAAATGTCGATTTAGCAGCTTCCGGTGTCGCTTATCGCGAAAGACTCGGCAAGCCTGTTATTGATATCGAAGTCGAAAATCAACAGCCTGAGCATTTGCGCGAGTACTTTCGTGAGCGTTTAGTTTATTACAGAGAATTGAGTAAGCAGTTTCCGCAGGGGTATGAGTACGATAGAGAAGGTTAA
- a CDS encoding peptidase domain-containing ABC transporter, translating into MDNEQTQSTLYFIGIIIKLSGDIDHNEFNKVIDKEKPLHESLADIKKLLNVKCRFRKQSDRSIEKIESPSIIYDNDNIAYLLANFNHEQVLIQRFGNHAPEIWTIDEFKQKWSGKWLQVKSTQSKFDITWFQAEFLKYKDIIAWVLLFSFILQILALVSPIVIQVIMDKVLVHNSMATLDVLIFGLIIVAIIEVSLKGLREYIYHHTVNRIDITLGLKLVNHLLHLPISFFKTRQIGAIVTRVKELETIREFLTGSFFTLCVDVLFLFVFIYVMSLLSSTLTLIFLCSIPLYLLVAWWLTPKIEAAAHEQFANIAINTSFLTESINGIETAKSLSVEPNFTRRWDKQTSDMSHTTFVAGQVSSRSEHLVMVIEKLTSAVILWVGASEVLALQLTIGQFIAFHMMVNHASQPLVKLVKLWGDYIRTKVAIEKLAQIINLPTEQTKHGERKSLKGYIQLRNICFRYQPNMPYILQDFNLSIRSGETLGIVGTSGSGKSTLARLLLRLYTPEQGGIFIDGVPLTSINIHSLRQQVGIVLQENYLFNQTVFDNIAQTRPNSSMDQVIHAAKMAGAHDFILKLPMGYDTILSEGGSSLSGGQRQRIAIARTLLADPKIIIFDEATSALDDESQAIIQENMQLIAQGRTVITIAHRLSTIRDHQRIIVMQEGKIVEQGSHQQLIEQGQFYKHLWSLQQSLK; encoded by the coding sequence CATTGGAATAATAATTAAACTTTCGGGTGATATTGACCATAATGAATTCAATAAAGTTATTGATAAAGAAAAACCTCTTCATGAATCATTAGCTGATATAAAAAAACTGCTAAATGTTAAATGTCGATTTAGAAAACAAAGTGATAGATCAATTGAGAAAATAGAATCCCCTTCAATTATCTACGATAATGATAACATTGCTTATCTACTCGCTAATTTTAATCATGAGCAAGTTCTTATACAGCGGTTTGGTAATCATGCACCTGAAATTTGGACAATAGATGAATTTAAACAAAAATGGAGCGGTAAATGGCTACAAGTAAAATCCACACAAAGTAAATTCGATATCACTTGGTTTCAAGCTGAATTTTTAAAATATAAAGATATTATTGCGTGGGTTTTACTATTTTCATTTATTTTACAAATACTCGCTTTAGTCTCTCCTATTGTTATTCAAGTGATTATGGATAAAGTGCTTGTTCATAATAGTATGGCGACTCTGGATGTATTAATATTTGGCTTAATTATTGTCGCTATTATTGAAGTTAGTTTAAAAGGACTAAGAGAATATATTTATCATCACACCGTAAACCGTATTGATATTACACTAGGCTTAAAGCTAGTTAATCATTTACTGCACCTTCCTATCTCTTTTTTCAAAACACGCCAAATTGGTGCAATTGTTACTCGAGTCAAAGAGTTAGAAACTATTCGTGAGTTTCTAACGGGGAGCTTTTTTACATTATGTGTTGATGTACTATTTCTGTTTGTATTTATCTATGTGATGAGCCTACTTTCTTCAACGCTCACTCTGATCTTTCTCTGCTCTATTCCGCTTTATTTACTCGTTGCTTGGTGGCTAACCCCTAAAATTGAAGCCGCTGCTCATGAACAGTTTGCGAATATTGCAATCAATACATCTTTTTTAACAGAAAGCATTAATGGTATTGAAACAGCAAAAAGCTTATCTGTAGAGCCAAATTTTACTCGCCGATGGGATAAGCAAACTTCAGATATGAGCCACACCACTTTTGTTGCAGGGCAAGTGAGTTCTCGATCAGAACACCTTGTGATGGTAATTGAGAAATTAACCAGTGCGGTTATTTTATGGGTTGGTGCATCGGAAGTATTGGCTTTACAACTGACCATTGGGCAATTTATTGCTTTCCACATGATGGTCAACCATGCCAGCCAACCACTAGTAAAATTGGTCAAACTTTGGGGAGATTACATAAGAACAAAAGTGGCTATTGAGAAGTTAGCTCAAATAATTAATTTACCAACAGAGCAGACTAAACATGGAGAGCGTAAATCCTTAAAAGGATATATCCAGTTACGTAATATCTGTTTTCGCTATCAACCCAATATGCCGTATATTCTTCAAGATTTTAATTTATCCATTCGTTCAGGTGAAACATTAGGGATTGTTGGGACATCGGGTTCAGGGAAAAGCACCTTAGCACGTTTATTACTCCGTCTATACACCCCAGAACAAGGCGGTATTTTTATTGATGGAGTACCATTAACATCGATAAATATTCATTCATTAAGACAACAAGTTGGCATTGTCCTTCAAGAGAATTACCTGTTTAACCAAACTGTATTCGATAATATTGCCCAAACTCGTCCAAATAGCTCAATGGATCAAGTGATACATGCTGCTAAAATGGCGGGTGCACATGATTTTATTTTAAAGCTACCAATGGGCTACGACACCATTCTATCTGAAGGTGGCTCATCGTTATCAGGCGGTCAACGCCAACGTATCGCCATTGCACGCACACTACTTGCGGATCCTAAAATTATCATATTTGATGAAGCAACCAGTGCCTTGGATGATGAGTCTCAAGCTATTATTCAGGAAAACATGCAACTTATCGCTCAAGGTAGAACGGTTATTACTATTGCACACAGGCTCTCCACGATACGTGATCATCAACGTATTATCGTCATGCAGGAAGGCAAGATCGTAGAGCAAGGCAGCCACCAACAATTAATTGAGCAAGGTCAGTTCTATAAACACTTGTGGTCATTACAGCAATCACTTAAATAA
- a CDS encoding HlyD family type I secretion periplasmic adaptor subunit, with protein sequence MKQTATNTRYDRFLPSHLALLKSPPSYLALMTAIIISIGILFAILWSYIGKLDIQATAQGRLIVSGRTQIIQAFELSRLQHIYVADGQKVKKGDPLLSVNVLGINQDILNLTYQINFQKIEKLVHHSLLNQQSPELNNEFASLLSIEQQRVIQTYQNLKNEYDALVTEINNEIAINRANYSARNLELKDINLLIINIKKRLDAHSALNEKKLISQKEFLEQERELLHTKKEKTTKLAELTILDSQYHALQEKLNRLQTQKNQEWYEKYRQAEFKHASAEQELAKNQEREQLEIIRSPVDGTIQQLATYTLGAVLQPAQQLMVIVPSNDVQLAEVKILNKDIGFIREGQSATVKIDAFPYTRYGTIEGEVLSISRDSTQDEQLGLVFLGQISLNKKSLLVEGNTIELTPGLSVTTEIKTEKRRVIDYLLSPIQEYTSTAMREK encoded by the coding sequence ATGAAACAGACAGCAACCAATACACGGTATGATCGTTTTTTACCGTCACATTTGGCATTATTAAAAAGCCCACCTTCTTATCTTGCATTGATGACTGCGATTATTATTAGTATAGGTATATTATTCGCTATTTTATGGTCCTACATTGGTAAATTAGATATTCAAGCCACCGCACAAGGCCGATTAATTGTTTCTGGAAGAACACAAATTATTCAGGCTTTTGAACTAAGTCGTTTGCAACATATTTACGTCGCTGATGGACAAAAAGTTAAAAAAGGAGACCCTTTATTGAGTGTGAATGTATTAGGGATCAATCAAGATATTCTGAATCTAACCTATCAAATTAACTTTCAAAAAATTGAAAAATTGGTTCACCATAGTTTGTTAAATCAGCAATCACCTGAGCTGAATAATGAGTTTGCTAGTTTATTATCTATTGAGCAACAACGGGTTATACAAACTTATCAAAACTTAAAAAATGAATATGACGCATTAGTCACTGAAATAAATAACGAGATAGCCATTAATAGAGCAAATTATTCAGCGAGAAACCTTGAATTAAAAGATATCAATTTATTAATCATTAATATTAAAAAACGACTTGATGCTCACAGCGCATTAAATGAAAAAAAACTTATTAGCCAAAAAGAGTTCTTAGAACAAGAACGTGAACTGCTGCATACCAAAAAAGAAAAAACAACAAAACTCGCCGAGCTGACTATTTTAGATAGTCAATATCACGCATTACAAGAAAAACTGAATCGTTTACAAACACAAAAGAACCAAGAATGGTATGAAAAATACCGACAGGCTGAGTTTAAGCATGCATCAGCCGAACAAGAACTCGCAAAAAACCAAGAAAGAGAGCAACTAGAAATTATTCGTTCTCCTGTTGATGGAACAATACAGCAACTAGCAACTTATACTTTAGGCGCTGTATTACAACCGGCTCAACAATTAATGGTCATTGTCCCTAGTAATGATGTGCAACTGGCTGAAGTCAAAATTCTAAATAAAGACATTGGCTTTATTCGAGAAGGGCAAAGTGCGACGGTGAAAATTGATGCCTTTCCTTACACCCGCTATGGCACCATAGAGGGCGAAGTTTTATCAATATCAAGAGATAGCACTCAAGATGAGCAACTTGGTCTCGTTTTTTTAGGGCAAATTAGCCTTAACAAGAAAAGTTTATTGGTTGAAGGTAATACTATTGAGCTCACGCCAGGTCTATCTGTCACGACAGAGATCAAAACGGAAAAACGTCGCGTTATTGATTATTTATTAAGTCCAATTCAAGAATATACCTCCACCGCGATGAGGGAAAAATAA